Proteins found in one Melospiza georgiana isolate bMelGeo1 chromosome 1, bMelGeo1.pri, whole genome shotgun sequence genomic segment:
- the CCN4 gene encoding CCN family member 4 — translation MRWLLPWILAASSILQATGQTSLSMSSPVPATEEPYTRAQYCRWPCECPRSPPRCAPGVSLVTDGCDCCKTCAKQRGESCTEADTCDFHRGLYCDYSGDRPRYEIGVCAQIVGVGCVLNGVRYKNGETFQPNCKYNCTCINGAVGCVPMCTNSRPPLVWCPNPKLIKMTGKCCEQWVCDDSRKIRKTSPRHISSAAYEGEEEAWQKNCIVHTSPWSPCSKTCGLGISTRISNDNEQCRLLKESRLCNMRPCEVDITQHIKPGKKCLAVYRAKEPMNYTISGCVSKSPYRPKYCGVCTDNRCCTPYKSKTIEVSFQCPDGTEFSWKIMWINACFCNLNCRNPNDIFADLAHYYDYSEIAN, via the exons ATGAGGTGGCTTTTGCCCTGGATTCTAGCAGCAAGCAGCATTTTGCAG GCCACTGGCCAGACCTCCCTGAGCATGAGCAGCCCCGTCCCAGCCACGGAGGAGCCCTACACACGGGCTCAGTACTGCAGGTGGCCCTGCGAGTGCCCCAGGTCCCCGCCGCGCTGTGCGCCCGGCGTCAGCCTGGTCACGGACGGCTGTGACTGCTGCAAGACGTGTGCCAAGCAGAGAGGGGAGAGCTGCACCGAGGCTGACACCTGTGACTTCCACAGGGGCTTGTACTGTGACTACAGCGGAGACAGACCTAGGTACGAAATAGGAGTATGTGCAC agaTTGTTGGTGTAGGATGTGTCCTCAATGGAGTCAGGTACAAGAACGGGGAGACATTCCAGCCCAACTGCAAATACAACTGCACCTGCATTAATGGCGCTGTGGGCTGTGTTCCCATGTGCACAAATTCACGTCCTCCACTTGTCTGGTGCCCAAACCCAAAGCTGATTAAGATGACAGGGAAGTGCTGCGAGCAGTGGGTTTGTGATGACTCCAGGAAAATCAGGAAGACATCTCCACGCCACATCTCCTCTGCAG CGTacgagggagaggaggaagccTGGCAGAAGAACTGCATCGTGCACACCTCACCCTGGAGCCCCTGCTCCAAGACCTGTGGGCTGGGCATCTCCACCAGGATCTCCAATGACAACGAGCAGTGCCGGCTCCTGAAGGAGAGCCGCCTGTGCAACATGAGGCCCTGTGAGGTGGATATAACCCAGCACATAAAG CCCGGGAAGAAATGCTTGGCTGTCTACAGGGCGAAGGAGCCCATGAACTACACCATCTCTGGCTGTGTGAGCAAAAGCCCCTACAGGCCCAAGTACTGTGGGGTCTGCACAGACAACAGGTGCTGCACACCCTACAAGTCCAAGACTATTGAAGTGAGCTTCCAGTGCCCAGATGGAACTGAGTTTTCCTGGAAAATTATGTGGATCAATGCTTGTTTTTGCAACCTGAACTGCAGGAACCCCAACGACATCTTTGCTGACTTGGCTCATTACTATGATTACTCTGAAATCGCTAATTAA